ggagaaagcccacgcacagcaacgaagacccaacacagccaaaaatgaaaataaaattaaatctttaaaaaaataaataatctggAAAAATTGTGACTAGAAATGAAATCCTGGTAAACCAGATTAACTTAATTTATAGAATATGGTCAGAGGCTATGCTTTGTATACTTTCCTAcaattcttaattttataattgtatttattttttttccccaaaaaaaccCAGTTTTCAAAAGTAAGTTTAtcctttgttttttgtgtgtctcATGGCTTATCGTTGGTTTTCATCCTTCTTTCTGTGTCTTAGGTATATTTGAAGGCTCCCATGATTTTGAATGGAGTCTGTGTTATCTGGAAAGGTTGGATTGATCTCCAGAGACTGGATGGTATGGGCTGCCTGGAGTTTGATGAGGAGCGAGCCCAGGTAGGGTGACTTCAGGCTTTACTGACTGTGGTCCCTTTATTTACCCCTAATCTTGCCTTTGTCTGGAGATCTATTTTACCCAGTCTTTAAGAGTAAGTATACAGTGCTGCCCTGGGAGCCGCAGCTGGTCCCGGCCTTGCAGCTTGCGGGGGAGGCTGCCCGGAGGAGGCGGCGACAGTGGCGGCAGTGGTGTGTCCCTGGGCCCCTGGACCGCAGCTTCTTTACTGCCAAGTCTGtccatctgttcatccatccGTGGGGGTCCACAATGGCCACCTTCAGCCGCCAGGAATTTTTCCAGCAGCTCCTACAGGGCTGTCTCCTGCCTACTGCCCAGCAGGGCCTTGACCAGATCTGGCTGCTCCTTGCCATCTGCCTCGCCTGCCGCCTCCTCGGGAGGCTTGGGTTGCCATCCTACCTGAAGCATGCAAGCACCGTGGCAGGTGGGTTCTTCAGCCTCTACCACTTCTTCCAGCTGCACATGGTTTGGGTCAtgctgctctgccttctgtgctACCTCGTGCTGTTCCTCTGCCGACATTCCTCCCATCGTGGAGTCTTCCTTTCCGTCACCGTCCTCATCTACCTACTCATGGGTGAGATGCACATGGTGGACACTGTGACATGGCACAAGATGCGAGGGGCCCAGATGATTGTGGCCATGAAGGCAGTGTCTCTGGGCTTCGATTTGGACCGGGGCGAGGTGGGTGCAGTGCCCTCGCCTGTGGAGTTCATGGGCTACCTCTACTTTGTGGGCACTATCGTCTTTGGGCCCTGGATATCCTTCCACAGCTACCTACGGGCTGTCCAAGGCCTCCCGCTGAGCCGCCAGTGGCTGCAGAAGGTGGCCCAGAGCCTGGTGCTGGCCCTGCTGTGCCTTGTGCTGTCCACCTGTGTGGGCCCCTACCTCTTCCCCTACTTCATTCCCCTTGATGGTGACCGCCTCCTTCACAAGTGGCTGCGAGCCTATGAGAGTGCTGTCTCCTTCCACTTCAGCAACTATTTTGTGGGCTTTCTATCTGAGGCCACAGCCACGTTGGCGGGGGCTGGCTTCACCGAGGAGAAGGATCACCTGGAATGGGACCTGACGGTCTCTAAGCCACTGAATGTGGAGCTGCCCCGGTCCATGGTGGAAGTTGTCACAAGCTGGAACCTGCCCATGTCTTGTTGGCTAAATAACTATGTTTTCAAGAATGCTCTCCACCTCGGGACCTTTTCAGCCGTGCTGGTCACCTATGCAACCAGCGCCCTCCTGCACGGCTTTAGCTTCCACCTGGCTGCGGTGCTGCTGTCCCTGGCATTTATCACTTATGTGGAGCACATCCTCCGAAAGCGCCTGGCTCGGATCCTCAGTGCCTGTGTCTTGTCGAAAAGGTGCCCACCAGACTGTTCACACCAGCATCGTTTGGGCCTGGGGGTGCGAGCCTTAAACCTGCTCTTTGGGGCCCTGGCCATCTTCCACCTGGCCTACCTGGGCTCCCTGTTTGACGCTGATGTGGACGATACCACAGAGGAGCAGGGCTACAGCATGGCATACACTGTCCACAAGTGGTCAGAGCTCAGCTGGGCCAGTCACTGGGTCACTTTTGGATGCTGGATCTTTTACCATCTCATAGGCTGAGGCACGTCTGTGGACCCTCACAGCTCCCTCAAGAACCCTCCTCTGGGTGCCAACTCTGATGGGGGATGAGGGAAGGCCctctctctaattttttttttttttcccctgcggtacgcgggcctctcactgttgtggcctctcccgttgtggagcacaggctctggacacacaggctcagcggccacggctcatgggcccagccgctccgcggcatgtgggatcttcccggaccagggcacgaacccgttgtcccctgtatcggcaggcggactgtcaaccactgtgccaccagggaagtcctaattttTGACCCTCTTTTTTGACCCTCTCTCCATTCTTGACCCCCCCCGCCCAgtacccctacacacacacacacacacacacacacacacacacacacacacacacacacacacacacacacacacacacacacacacacacacacacacacgcacacacacacacacacacacgcacacacacacgcacacacacgcacttcCATCCATGGGCCTCCCcgccttccttgtctctttttatATATAGTTTGTTGTTATCAAATAAAGttaggaagtatttttttttaagtaagtatAGAAAGTCTCATGTTCTCATAATATTGATGAATTCTGAAGAGATTGAGACCCAAATTTTGGTCCTGGTTTGGGGAAAGTTTTTCCTTCAGTGGTTCTAAATTGCACTGGATTACCACTATGTGCTTAGTGAGGAGCTTGGCAGATTCTCTCTCCAAAAAGCAGTGATTAAACTTAACAAaattgtaaacaaacaaaaacccatttAAGGTCTCTGGAAATTAGCCAAAGGACATATATTGAGAGTCATTTATTCAAACAAAGCTAGTGAATTTCAGTAAGAACAGTGATAATGTGGCAGTTTAGTCAGGAGCTGCTCCCATCTCCCTTAGCTCTGTGGTTCCTCAAGTTCTACCCTGGGCAGGCAGGACAAGCCATGAGGACTGGCAGCTCTGCTGTCCTGTCAGAGGGAGCTGACTTTATTTAGAGTAGCATTTGGAAAAATACATGTCCAAGGCTGTTATTGAAAACAATAGCAGTCTCTGTGGCAAACAATTGGAGAAAGCTAATGTTTCAGGAAGCAACAAAATGGCAGACTAGCCAGAAGTTTAACAGGGAAATCTAGGGAAAGAGATAGCTAAAGTAAGCCTTATTGAGATCACACTTAACCTCTCATGGTCCAAAAGGCTGTGTACATGTGCAAGGCTACACCTGTTCAAGAGAGGACAGAGAGAGCCCTTGAAAGCTGCTAGTCCCTGGCTGAATACAGGGTAGACTGATAAACTCCTTGCACTTTGAAAGTAAGCCACACACAGATCCCATGGCAAAGGATTAGAAGCCTTCTGACTCAAGGTGTTTAAGCAAAACCTCTGACCAATCATTGGCTGACCACTAGGTTATGTTGACCCAGGGGCAACCCCCTAGAAAGCaaggcttaaaaagaaaaaaactaagcaGTGACATCAGAGGCTGCACACTGctggggaaacagactccacaCAACTAGGCAAGTCACTAAgtagacaaacaaaaaacagcaacaacaagctGGAGGCAGGGGTCAGAAGTCAGAGTTGCTACAGTATATTATCTAAAACATCCAATTTTTAACAGGAAATTATAAGACATGCAAATAAGCACAAAAGTGTGACTGATAACTCAGGGGAAAAAGCAGGCAGTAGATACTCTGCCTCAGATGATGGTTCTTAGTGACAAAAGACCTAAAAGCAATTCTTTTTCAGtgtgttcaaagaactaaaggaaaatttcttcctttaaagAATTGAAGGACAATTATGACAGTGACTCATGAAAGACAGAATATTAATAAAGagatctaaatttttaaaaagaattaagtagaaattctagaattgaaaagtacaataacggaaatgaaaaattcacagaCTCAACAGATTTAAGCTGGCAGaagaattagtgaacttgaaCATAGATTAATAGAGATTATCCAGTCtcaagaacagaaagaagaaagaacaaagaaaaatgaacagtatCAGAGGTTGTAGGACACCAGCACGCAGACCAACATATATGTAATGCAAGTCCTAGGTggtaaggagagaaagaaaggggcagaaaatatattttaagaaataatggctgaaaacttctaaatttgatgaaaaatactCATCTCCATGTCTAAGAAGTTTAATGAACTCCAAGTAGGGTAAACAGAAAGAAATCCACAACTAGGTACATCATAGCCAAACtgttgaaaaacaaagagaatcttaaaagcagcaagaaataGGCCTCATTACATACAAGGGAGCCACAATAAGATTAAGAGCTGACTTGTCTTTTGAAATTATGGAGGCCAGAAGATAGTGTGATAACATATTCAGAATGCTGAAAGAACATGTCAGACTATCTGATTATTAGCGGGTGTTAATTTTTTCAGTTGTTTAATATTAATACTcttaataaagttaaaataatggCAAGAATAAAAAGCTCTctttttgttatttgttattcccattttgttcaCCATATATAGAAATATAGGAATTTTCTTCTTAAGAGATCAAAAAATTAAACCTTCCTAGTAAAAAATTCAGGTTCAAAGTTAAAATTCTTAAGAAAGAATCTCTGCTACCTTGATTTCCACGGGGATAAGGAATACCCAATTCCTTcagaaaaatagtaaataattgGCAGTTTAGAGGGCTGTTTCTGTAAGCAGATTGAATTTATGTAAGGGTGAATTTCAGATTGAGTTGACTtctaaaactgaaatattttgttaaagtgataggtaaaaatttaaagtttagcCCACAGTATTTTCCATACTGAGAATTTCCCTGCTTTGTTGCCCTGGTCCACAAATTGGGCTTTATCACTATAAAGTAAGTACCATCTGTTGTCATAgtaaactaatataataataggtcttacataatataaaaattttaaagcagggGATACCAACCATTCAGTCAACTGTCAGCACTTCTCTGACGCTTTCCCCATCCCCCAGTCTTCTGGAAGATAGTAAATGTAAAGAGGCAATGAAGTATAGAAGTTAGGAGTAGGCGCTTCATGGTCATGTAATTGTGATTCCTGGCCCCACCACTTACCAGCTATTGTAGACGgcatgtttgtgttcccccaaaattcatattttgaagcccCAACTtccaatatgactgtatttggagataggacctttatGGGGTCTGTTAAGGTTAAATGAGTCCTAAGAGTGGGGCCCTGGtatgataggattagtgtcctgaTAAGACATGCACAAGGGAGCTAAGCTtgctcaatctctctctctgccatgtgagaacaAAATTCCCCAGTAGATGCTCAGGTACCTGGTAGGCTAAGAGATAAACAGAGGATAGtcacaattacatttttaaaaattaaattgtatcaGTATTTCAACTGAAATATTTTCACAGGTATTGTCTTTTTGCCTTTGTTCAGAGTACCTTTGACAAacgttggcaaggatgcagaacAACAGTTGGTGTGGTGTTTGATTACATAAAGTTGACACAACATTTGGCAATAAATACTAAAACTGCACATGTGTATacctatgatccagcagttctgtCCTGAGGCATGGTATGCAATGGGAATGAATACATATGTATTCATCAAAAGATAGGTACTAGGGCATTGTAGTGGCATTATTGGTTAATAGCCAGAAACTATAAACTGCCCAAATGCCCACTAACAGTCAAATGGATAAATTGCATGTTCATAAAgagaaatacaatgaaaatgaaaaactacaACTAGCATACCAATATGGGTGAATTTCACAAATACATTGAGTGTATTAGAAAAGCACATGGtatatgaatccatttatataaaagtacAAAAGTAGGTAAAACTAATAATACATGTTGTTAAAAGGAAGGATAGTGGTTTATCCTTGGGAGAGGAGGGTAGTTCCTGGAATGGAGGAGAAGATGGCCTCTGAGATGCTGGTGCTGTTCTGTCTCTTCATATGGCTTTTAGTTACATGGAAAGTTCAGTTTCTGAAGATTCATCAAGCTATCTTTTAGGACAGTGCTGTCCAGTAGAATTGAAATGTGAGCCAtattatgtaaattaaaattttttaaaagccacatttaaaaaggtttgaaaattattaatttttatattttatttatcccagtatatccaaaatattatcatttgaacataaaatcaatataaatatttattgggataTTTACCTGGTTTGGTAACAAGtatttgaaatccagtgtgtattttccACTTACAGACTCAAATTAGCAACATTTCAAGTATGCAGTAGtcacacgtggctagtggctacagTATTGGACAATACAGTCTTAAGATATGTGTACTTTTTTGTATGTGTAAATAGttcaataaaatgttataaaagtcTCCCACAAATGAAGATATTTCTGAGTATAATtgtataaactcaaaattgaatCATGTTTGCTGAttatactttcatttctttattttctgtaatttgtAGGATAAATTTCAGTGTTGTCTTTATATGTTCGATTTTCAATAATTGCAATTCTCTAAAagcttggaaaactgaaaaatttggTGCTTCACTATTGAATATTTTCATCAGAGATTTCCAACTAATTTTGAACAAAATATAACTGAGGA
This genomic window from Mesoplodon densirostris isolate mMesDen1 chromosome 19, mMesDen1 primary haplotype, whole genome shotgun sequence contains:
- the CBFB gene encoding core-binding factor subunit beta isoform X1, with the translated sequence MPRVVPDQRSKFENEEFFRKLSRECEIKYTGFRDRPHEERQARFQNACRDGRSEIAFVATGTNLSLQFFPASWQGEQRQTPSREYVDLEREAGKVYLKAPMILNGVCVIWKGWIDLQRLDGMGCLEFDEERAQLHMVWVMLLCLLCYLVLFLCRHSSHRGVFLSVTVLIYLLMGEMHMVDTVTWHKMRGAQMIVAMKAVSLGFDLDRGEVGAVPSPVEFMGYLYFVGTIVFGPWISFHSYLRAVQGLPLSRQWLQKVAQSLVLALLCLVLSTCVGPYLFPYFIPLDGDRLLHKWLRAYESAVSFHFSNYFVGFLSEATATLAGAGFTEEKDHLEWDLTVSKPLNVELPRSMVEVVTSWNLPMSCWLNNYVFKNALHLGTFSAVLVTYATSALLHGFSFHLAAVLLSLAFITYVEHILRKRLARILSACVLSKRCPPDCSHQHRLGLGVRALNLLFGALAIFHLAYLGSLFDADVDDTTEEQGYSMAYTVHKWSELSWASHWVTFGCWIFYHLIG
- the CBFB gene encoding core-binding factor subunit beta isoform X2; translated protein: MILNGVCVIWKGWIDLQRLDGMGCLEFDEERAQLHMVWVMLLCLLCYLVLFLCRHSSHRGVFLSVTVLIYLLMGEMHMVDTVTWHKMRGAQMIVAMKAVSLGFDLDRGEVGAVPSPVEFMGYLYFVGTIVFGPWISFHSYLRAVQGLPLSRQWLQKVAQSLVLALLCLVLSTCVGPYLFPYFIPLDGDRLLHKWLRAYESAVSFHFSNYFVGFLSEATATLAGAGFTEEKDHLEWDLTVSKPLNVELPRSMVEVVTSWNLPMSCWLNNYVFKNALHLGTFSAVLVTYATSALLHGFSFHLAAVLLSLAFITYVEHILRKRLARILSACVLSKRCPPDCSHQHRLGLGVRALNLLFGALAIFHLAYLGSLFDADVDDTTEEQGYSMAYTVHKWSELSWASHWVTFGCWIFYHLIG